GATGGAAGAATAGCGAGTAAAAACTGACAGAATGAGGGAGAGATTAGTATTCGATGGGAGGATTCAGGGCCATGGGGCCAATATGAAGTTCCTCTCCAAACAACCGCTCTACATTAAGATGACTTATACTTGCAGAAAACACAGTGTGGGTGGGATTGGAGCCCCCCCCCAAactaaaaaaccccccaaaagaaATACGTTGCATCCTTGTGCaacatttttctctgctttgctATTCTTTGTTTTATTGGAGTGCTAATGGGTGTTTCTCACAGACACGGCAGAGATGTGGCAGATGTGTTTACTGTGAAGTGAAGAAGCGTAATTACATCACAATCCTGCATCAGCGCAAAGCTCATtcctattttattgtattttaacaCATGTCCTCTCTTTAAGTCCTCCACCTCCTGAGCCCTGTCTGCACCTGTCCTCTTTATATACTTTCCTGCCTCTCACCTCGCCAAGTCTCTCTCCTGGCTCCGCGCTGGGTTTCAGTGATGGAATGTGTTCttgttgtttccttttctttcccacCGCTGTCTTTGCCTCAGCATGGGGACTTTGGGATTGCGGCAGAGCTGCGTTGCCATGGCAGCGGGCTATGTTGCCGAACTGCGTACACCTGGGATTTGGAGTCTCTCTCCACAGTCTCCCTCTCTCCTATTTATTCCACCTTTCTCTCAGGTTTCCTTTGGTGCAGCAGAGGCTATCAgcacctctttctctctctctctctctctcacctacTCTGTGTCTGCACAGTCTATCACACCCAGAAGTAGACTCACATACGTAATGAGACACATATACTTGAAAACAAAATTCATGTCCATACTAGTGCCTGTGCCTCTATCGCTACCTTCCATCTTCCCACCTCCTCGTTTCACTTTCTCTATAGTTGTCTGTACTTCATTTCCCTCTCCATTCCCATGTGGGGGTTCAAATACGGCATTGTGGGATACCACGGTCCCTTGAGTCTCCTGGCATACATCACTGTCTCCAGTGTACTTTGAAACACCGTGGCTGTTTCACTGGACTGTGCTTCAAAATCTCATTACTTGATTTAAAGTGTAATAACATTGACTTTATTATTAAACTAAACAGCTGGGATTGAAGACAGAACAGTAATCAGATGTGTACAGAGCAGAGACGCACACATCCGCACAACCTTACACACACAAGACCTGTCTCGGAAAAATAATTAGCGTCTTCTTAGACTGCCAGTTTGTTACAGGGTAGCAAATAATCACAAACGTGATCAAGATTCTTTTGTGTgatgctttttttgttgctaataTACAAACATGTGTCCTTGTATTTACCTTTGCAGGTTTTTCTTGAAGTTTTTCCTGAAATGTAACCAGAATTGTCTGAAGACAGCAGGAAACCCAAGGGATATGAGGAGATTTCAGGTACAAGTACACGGAGGGAAACCAgcaagtgtgtgagtgtgtgcttgCATGGAAGTGGGGAACGTGgcactaaaaaacaaaaggttttgGATTAATGAGAATGTCACCTCGTGTCTTCTAATTTAGATAGaggattttgtttttgaattttctTGTCACACTTTTACCTTAAACTCCTCCTTTGGAGAGgttatgcagagaaaaacacgaAGGTGGGAGTTAAAGGTGAAAGTTAAAAATCAATAAGAAGACAGCAAGACAGAAAGACAAGTGAAAGGAGTTGGATATGTGGAGGGGGGCTTGGTCGTGGGGGTGCTGGAGTGCAGGAAATAGGTTGAGGTGTTTCAGGAAGTTGTCAAGAATTGAGTGATTGGCTCCAGATGGAGGAGGTCATGCTCCGTGACCCAGGAAGTGGTCACTTGGGACGCTCCCGCCTCACTTCCTCTGCCGTCTTTCAGCAGCAGCGGCCTCTGTCTGGCATTCTCCTCCTCCCAGCAAACCCCCTGTCCCTTCCCTGTCTTCGTCCTGCTGTCTTGCACCATTTTTGCTTTATCCCCTGCGAGGTGACACACGCTGAGAAGTTATGAGCACGCAGGCACTTGGAGACTGTCATCTCCGGGTTAAAAGGTGATCGGAGCTGGACAGGAGTCTGACGCTAGATCGATAATTTACAGTTATTTTCCTATAGCTGCCCCTCTTTTTCCACCACCTATGGATCATAtgccttttctccttttttccctcctcgtGTTCCCTCACCTGTAAAATTACTGCCATGTGTTTATTTCAAAGGGAGTAAAAAGATTGATCTTTTCTGacatatctaaaaaaaaaataaacaaaaaaataaaaataaaaacattatggTTTATTCAAATTCTTTTCTCATTGATCTTCTCCCTTtaactgtcaaaaaatgttcataaaCATGCGGAAACTCAGTTTTGCGCTCAGGATTAGCATCAACACTCATAATTTTTCCAAAGAGAAAAGTGTCTTCTCATTAATTATTTGTATGTCATCCTCATGATGTGGGAAgggacacacacatgctgagaCCAGAAAATCAAATTAGGGTCACAATATATCATCCACTACCTTAACTGCTGGCTAAAATGGGAGATTTGGTCCATATGTTTGCTGTCATTGAAGGATCACGAGGAGACAACGATGAGCCTGCTGCATGCTCTATGAATCAAAAAGTTAGTGCAGGAGAGGCCATATGGAGACCTGATGGGGGAGTGGAGGCTTGCGGGAACAGTGTCATCCCCagaatgcagacatattatggAGATCCCGGGGATGTCACATTACCTATTAAGAAATATGACTATCACCTGTACACTAAAACAAATCGTTGCTCAGGGATTTTACTGTCGTAACCTGAGATTGTGACTCGCAGCATGCTGTCTAAGTGGGTCATAGACGCTCATGTATCTTCCTCATGgctcttttcctctctttcagGTGGTCCTGTGCAGCACTGTGAGTGTAGACGGTCACGTCCTAGCCGTGTCTGACAACATGTTTGTCCACAACAACTCAAAACATGGCAGAAGAGCTCGAAGACTGGAGCCAGGCGAGTCTGTCGAGAATACGATGGAATATGGTAAGACAATTACGCCATCGCGTCACACTTCATTTACCgtaccttttttttctgtgttacaTGTCTGCTGCATCACTCACAAGAAGCATAAGACACACTCATCCACAGAACATAAGGGAACAGCAGGTACTCGAGTTGCATAACGTCCGATCATAATCACCGTGGTATATCAAACATAACTGCTGAGGTCATTAACTGAACTAATTAAAGCATTTATTCCATACTTGTCAATGTGTCCTAAAATATTCAACTCAAGATAATGCTGTCATCTCTAATAAACAATGTGCTATGTGGGTGACCAAGGCTTAGGTGATGAAGTGAAATTACTCCTCCCAGAGCTGGTGGTTTGATATCTTACTGCTCCATATGCGAGACTATCAAAACCCAGTCTGTTTCACAGGGCAGGCAAGCACCTTGTGTTGCAGCTACGGTGCTGTTAGTCTCTAAACAGTGAAGGAGAAACACACTTCAAAATGCTTTGTAGAACCACAAAGTGAAAATGCGTATATAAGTGGAGACCATCTTATTGTAAGCCTGAGAACAAAGTTTACAGTTGTAGACCTGGAAACGGatctccatcttcaacatcacATCTCAACTAAGAACAACTTATTTATCTGAACAGTGGTCAAAGGTAACCAAGAACATTTACTCCGGTTCTGTGCATAAATACATTTCAtaacgtatttattttttaatagagatttgtttttatctctttCATTTAACGTCCATTGCTTGAGCTGCTGTGTCTGCTGACCTACACTGTATATCTTTCCAATGTGCTCTTCGAGTTCATTGTGGATAAAAATCACATCGTAAACAAAATTAAGTTGAAATATTCAGGCACTAATGCTTTTAGCTTTTGTAACTTTATCTTAGAACTTGTTTTGCACAATCCTGAACTACAGAGCATCTTTAAAACAGTCTTCATCAGATCTCCACTTCCGTTGCACATCTTCTTTTCTCAACTGCTGAACATCCTGTATTGAAACCGCTGAAGTGAATCTTGCTTTGCTCTTCTGTTTAGCTACCCCATGTATCAAAGCCATCAGTCCGAGTGAGGGCTGGACCACCGGTGGTGCAATGGTCATAGTCATTGGGGAGAACTTTTTTGACGGGCTACAAGTGGTGTTTGGAAGCATGCTCGTATGGAGCGAGGTAAGAGCATCTTCATAACATCACACTAATGGTGgtagatatttaaaaatgaaagcttATGCTTTATCACATTATTTCAGTTACTCAGGTGCAGCCTACACAAAATTTGATTGTGTACTGAAAATTAGACTGTGCACTGTAGAAGTAGCCTGAACATTTACAGGACACGGTGGTGAGGATATTTCTTTAAATGCCAGTGGCAGCTGTCATAGCATGACAAATGTCACCAGGGTGTCACAGagttaacctcttaagccccaagcctaactgatctcctgccttttgcccCCGTATCAGGGGgcgttggggcttaagaggttaagcTAATGATAGTAGTCCACTTTTTGATGGCTTGAAATTTGCCACTTGTGTGTCTTTTCCTGGCCAAATGCCAGTTTCACTTTgaaaactgaactaaaaaatAGTCCAGCTACACTTGACTTGAGCTCCAGACCATGAGTAAAAGTCATGTGCATGGCTCGTGACCAGGACTTCTGGCCTTGTATGTAGTTTCAAACAAGCTTATGCAGGTTGTTTCCAACCttgaactgattttttttacacaccATGGTCTGGGTCTACAGCTCTGGAGCCTTTAGTTGGGTTTTTTGGCTGTTACCATGCTCTTGATTTTTGAAATCCAGATATCACAAGCGAGTAGTCATTCCCTAAAGCATACTCTGAAACTAGCAATAGTGACCACAGATGCACAAGGAACCTTATTATTGACCTCATCAATGAAGGAAGAATTAAAGTTGCTTCCTAGGCCTCTGTTCAGCTGGATCGTTCTCCTGAACATCCCCCGCTGGTCATTACAAAGAAGAACGATTCAAATTCTTCTTCACTGACATAATATGTCTCTGTCAATCTTTAtatatagtcttttttttttacaaggagCAGAAATAAATAACCAATGTTTAGCTGGAGTCCTCATGTTGAATTTCTTATCATTTTGTGACacagtttctgtgtttgttcccCAGCTGATCACACCACACGCTATCCGTGTCCAGACACCTCCGAGACACATTCCCGGGGTTGTGGAAGTCACACTGTCTTATAAATCTAAGCAATTCTGCAAAGGAGCACCCGGGCGCTTTATCTACACAGGTATGTAGACACATCATTGTGCTCTATTTGTCCATGTTATCCACAAGAATTTTAAACTGAGACTGATTTTGACTTACTTTGTCCTTCCTTTTTTAGCTCTTAATGAACCAACCATAGATTATGGCTTTCAGCGTCTTCAGAAGGTTATTCCTCGGCACCCTGGTGACCCAGAGAAACTAGCTAAGGTGAGAGAAAGCTACATATATGACCTTACTATATTACGATTATCTTTCAAACCACAGTGCACATGTCATAAAGAGGTTATTGTATTCAAtttggtttttgttcttttgttttttgcaggagATCCTCCTGAAAAGAGCAGCAGATCTTGTGGAAGCTTTGTATGGAAATCCACACAGTAATCAGGTTTGGTGGAAATTTTCTTTACATATTGTATTGAAGCCCAGAATAATGTACACATGTGACtgtgattttgtattttttacatattaaCAATTAGCATTGATTTATAGACTGAATTTCTAATGTAAATGACTGATGGTTTCCAACATTTCATTATAACGACTGCATCTTCCAAAGAGGTGTGGCACTCAGAAagctaaaagattaaaaaacattgCAAAAAAGTACAATTTTAGATTGTGGATGTCAAGTGGCTGTTCAGCTGCTGATTCTCAGTTTGCACATGAAATGAAAACTCATGAAAGCACCAGTATGAGTCAGAAAACTGTCAGCTGCACGGTTGGTACACCGTATGAAACTTGTAGCTAATGGGCTAATTGGGTGTAGCGGAGACATTCACAGTTTTAGACATTAATTAGATATTAGATATTGTGTTTACTGCCAAGCTAAAGATATATTAATTAACAGCAATAACATGTTGGCCAAACTGCATTATATGTCTGTGAGCCTGACCCATTGCTCTCTATTTTATTTGCCCTCCTGTAGGACATGCTACTGAAACGAGCGGCTGACATTGCCGAGGCGCTCTACAGTGTTCCCCGTCCTCACAGTCAGCTGCAGGCACTGCCCAGCTCACCAGCCCACGGCAGTGTGATGGGCCTGGGCTCCTATCCCTCTCAGTTGGGTGTGAGCATTGGAGAGCCAGGACAGAGCAGCCAGGGTGAGCAAACTGAGCCTTAAGTCATCCTTCACGTTTGATTTTGAAGCTAATAAAGCTCAAATGTAACCCAACTTTTCCACGGCCCCTCCAGGTTACATTCGCAACTCGAGCAGTTTGTCTCCAAGGGGTTACCCGTCAGCCTCAACTCCCCAGCAGTCAACCTATGGCACTAGTGGAGGGATGACTGGAGGCTATGGGACAGTTCCCATGACTAGTCTAGGTGTTCCTGGATCTCCTGGTTTTAACAGTGCCTCCCCCACTGGCTCTCCCTACAGTAAGATCTTAAAAACTTTCTAAATATCTTCAAGTGTTCATTAATGAACTTAACAAAGCAGATGTGTTATGACTTTCAGGCTTAAAGTTGACTGTTGCTCTCTGTTCCACAGTAATGCCCTCTAGCCCCACTATACCAGGAAGCTCCAGCTCCTCATCTTCTCTCTTGCCTTTCTCCTCCTTCCCGTCTGCTGCTAAACAGAAGAGTGCTTTTGCTCCCGTCCTCAGGCCCCaaggctctccctcccctgCCTGCCCCGCCTCAGGGGGGAACAGCTTCAGAGGTAGTCATCCAACTCACTATCTGACCCCCCTGTCTGAACTTATGAATGCAGTCTAACCCCTTGTACTAACTCGAAAGCTTTGACTGAACAAGACAGAAAACAGTTGCTGGATGTAGAATAATGCAAGAGCTGACTGAGTCGAATCATagattttgtatatttttttctctccagcaATGACGGGCCTGGTTGTTCCCCCGATGTAGCAAAGCACCCCCAATCTACCCCAGACCACTGCTTCACTTAGCCCCTCTTTTGGCACTACGAGGGCAGGGAGAATGGAAAATTGATCACTAGCGACCATGTACTGTATATCTTCCCTCCCCAACCCCATATGCTCGCCTTTTCTTAGTCCCTTTTTCATCCGTCTGGATGAACAGCACGGGGTATGAAAATGTCCAAAGACCAGCTATCCACTGCAGACACGGAGGAGAATAATCCACCCACAACCACAGAGACCATCCTTAGCAAGCAGCACTAGACTGGACCACATTCggctgtgtacgtgtgtgtgtgtaatgaagCCTCGGAAAAGAAACAGATGAAGACTGCTTTGAATTTCACCTCAAGCTTCAAAAGCATCTGTGTTGACTTCTGACCAACCATCACATGCAGTATTCACCTTTTTTCCTCAACACCTGCGCAAAACCATGGCCAGAGTTTTACAGGACGCACAACGAGAGCACTGAACACTGAT
This genomic stretch from Astatotilapia calliptera chromosome 12, fAstCal1.2, whole genome shotgun sequence harbors:
- the ebf2 gene encoding transcription factor COE2 isoform X3; translation: MFGIQEHLIREVSGLKERGLGEEMDPVRSWVRTVGVVDANVAAQSGVALSRAHFEKQPPSNLRKSNFFHFVLALYDRHGQPVEVERTAFVDFVEHEKEQTGEKTNNGTHYKLQLLYSNGVRTEQDLYARLIDSVTKQPISYEGQNKNPEMCRVLLTHEVMCSRCCEKKSCGNRNETPSDPVIIDRFFLKFFLKCNQNCLKTAGNPRDMRRFQVVLCSTVSVDGHVLAVSDNMFVHNNSKHGRRARRLEPGESVENTMEYATPCIKAISPSEGWTTGGAMVIVIGENFFDGLQVVFGSMLVWSELITPHAIRVQTPPRHIPGVVEVTLSYKSKQFCKGAPGRFIYTALNEPTIDYGFQRLQKVIPRHPGDPEKLAKEILLKRAADLVEALYGNPHSNQDMLLKRAADIAEALYSVPRPHSQLQALPSSPAHGSVMGLGSYPSQLGVSIGEPGQSSQGYIRNSSSLSPRGYPSASTPQQSTYGTSGGMTGGYGTVPMTSLGVPGSPGFNSASPTGSPYIMPSSPTIPGSSSSSSSLLPFSSFPSAAKQKSAFAPVLRPQGSPSPACPASGGNSFRAMTGLVVPPM
- the ebf2 gene encoding transcription factor COE2 isoform X2, translating into MFGIQEHLIREVSGLKERGLGEEMDPVRSWVRTVGVVDANVAAQSGVALSRAHFEKQPPSNLRKSNFFHFVLALYDRHGQPVEVERTAFVDFVEHEKTGEKTNNGTHYKLQLLYSNGVRTEQDLYARLIDSVTKQPISYEGQNKNPEMCRVLLTHEVMCSRCCEKKSCGNRNETPSDPVIIDRFFLKFFLKCNQNCLKTAGNPRDMRRFQVVLCSTVSVDGHVLAVSDNMFVHNNSKHGRRARRLEPGESVENTMEYATPCIKAISPSEGWTTGGAMVIVIGENFFDGLQVVFGSMLVWSELITPHAIRVQTPPRHIPGVVEVTLSYKSKQFCKGAPGRFIYTALNEPTIDYGFQRLQKVIPRHPGDPEKLAKEILLKRAADLVEALYGNPHSNQDMLLKRAADIAEALYSVPRPHSQLQALPSSPAHGSVMGLGSYPSQLGVSIGEPGQSSQGYIRNSSSLSPRGYPSASTPQQSTYGTSGGMTGGYGTVPMTSLGVPGSPGFNSASPTGSPYIMPSSPTIPGSSSSSSSLLPFSSFPSAAKQKSAFAPVLRPQGSPSPACPASGGNSFRGSHPTHYLTPLSELMNAV
- the ebf2 gene encoding transcription factor COE2 isoform X4; protein product: MFGIQEHLIREVSGLKERGLGEEMDPVRSWVRTVGVVDANVAAQSGVALSRAHFEKQPPSNLRKSNFFHFVLALYDRHGQPVEVERTAFVDFVEHEKTGEKTNNGTHYKLQLLYSNGVRTEQDLYARLIDSVTKQPISYEGQNKNPEMCRVLLTHEVMCSRCCEKKSCGNRNETPSDPVIIDRFFLKFFLKCNQNCLKTAGNPRDMRRFQVVLCSTVSVDGHVLAVSDNMFVHNNSKHGRRARRLEPGESVENTMEYATPCIKAISPSEGWTTGGAMVIVIGENFFDGLQVVFGSMLVWSELITPHAIRVQTPPRHIPGVVEVTLSYKSKQFCKGAPGRFIYTALNEPTIDYGFQRLQKVIPRHPGDPEKLAKEILLKRAADLVEALYGNPHSNQDMLLKRAADIAEALYSVPRPHSQLQALPSSPAHGSVMGLGSYPSQLGVSIGEPGQSSQGYIRNSSSLSPRGYPSASTPQQSTYGTSGGMTGGYGTVPMTSLGVPGSPGFNSASPTGSPYIMPSSPTIPGSSSSSSSLLPFSSFPSAAKQKSAFAPVLRPQGSPSPACPASGGNSFRAMTGLVVPPM
- the ebf2 gene encoding transcription factor COE2 isoform X1 yields the protein MFGIQEHLIREVSGLKERGLGEEMDPVRSWVRTVGVVDANVAAQSGVALSRAHFEKQPPSNLRKSNFFHFVLALYDRHGQPVEVERTAFVDFVEHEKEQTGEKTNNGTHYKLQLLYSNGVRTEQDLYARLIDSVTKQPISYEGQNKNPEMCRVLLTHEVMCSRCCEKKSCGNRNETPSDPVIIDRFFLKFFLKCNQNCLKTAGNPRDMRRFQVVLCSTVSVDGHVLAVSDNMFVHNNSKHGRRARRLEPGESVENTMEYATPCIKAISPSEGWTTGGAMVIVIGENFFDGLQVVFGSMLVWSELITPHAIRVQTPPRHIPGVVEVTLSYKSKQFCKGAPGRFIYTALNEPTIDYGFQRLQKVIPRHPGDPEKLAKEILLKRAADLVEALYGNPHSNQDMLLKRAADIAEALYSVPRPHSQLQALPSSPAHGSVMGLGSYPSQLGVSIGEPGQSSQGYIRNSSSLSPRGYPSASTPQQSTYGTSGGMTGGYGTVPMTSLGVPGSPGFNSASPTGSPYIMPSSPTIPGSSSSSSSLLPFSSFPSAAKQKSAFAPVLRPQGSPSPACPASGGNSFRGSHPTHYLTPLSELMNAV